The following is a genomic window from Calliphora vicina chromosome 5, idCalVici1.1, whole genome shotgun sequence.
ATTGGACCACTTTGGCTTGAAATTCAAtgatttttacttgttttaaatttatttgtttttacatgGTTGGAAAAATACGGACTATTTACAATTAGAAAGAGATGTTCATGTTATTTCAAGTAAATTTCGTAGAAATGAACATAACTTTACTTGAAAGTAACCAAAATGTACGGGAaattacttaattttaagttaatttcgACCGAAatcacaaatttaattaatgtgAATGGGGTATTAAGTAtcaatgagcaaaaaaaaactcgaaaataataaattaacagAGATTTCTGTGTAAATTTTCTTCTAAAGCGACAATCGCTTGTGGCTGCGCTCTTATTCTGGTCATGCACTTATTATTgtgatttttgcaaatgttttctcttttttaatgatcatattttttctctattaCATTCCTTCTCCAGTGTTCGTGGCGTGAGTgttgttattttgtattaatagtTATTGCTTTTCTTTAAACTTGTACTTTGTTAAGTAATCGCTATCTCTTAAttaactatataaatatttgttttcttccTATTTTTCAGTAGAAGTATATCTTAGAAATATGGCTCAAATCGCTAAAATCTTTGCCGGTCGTGCCCAGCAAGTCTTGCAAACTGCTGCCAAACAACCCCAATTGGCTCCACGTTTCTACTGTGCTGCTGGTAAGTTCTAGTGTGTTTTTGTacataattatgaaaaatttcctACACCTTATAAGATTGTCGTCCGTCTGTAGCCACTGCTCCCACCCCGGCTGCACTTAGCTATCCACGATAAAGTTGCATTCATTAAAATAGCTTTTATTAGGAGTGTCTTTTGTATTGattaaaaatacagaaaattatcaACCGGCTTTgtagtattgttgttgttttttgcattttaaatcaattataAGTATATCGTTGTTTAGTATTACGTAACAACATTAAAACTATTCTAATTTGTCTTTTTATCAAttatacaaagaaaattacAGTCATGTAgtgatttatttatgtttaaataacaaACCACATATTTTGCTACAATTTAGTAAGTCCTTTTTAATTATTGTTGTGTAGTTTATTGcaaagtatatttatatacTTTGGTTTATTGTTATCTATTTTTAATGGCTAATCAACATAATGTGCTTGTCATGGAATTAATTTAGCttgattatatttatttgttgaacaaaaaaaaatgtaaataaaaattactttctaAAATTTGGCAGCACTGTCGATTAACAGTCCTTGAGTTTGGTAGCACTTTTGTAGTGACACAGGATTATAGCAAATTCCATTTGTGATGCCAGACTTAATGTTACaagaaaccaaacaaaattaataaaacgagGGCAGACCGAAaggcattttaaaaataatagaaaaaagagATTAGTCAATCAAGTCTTCTATAAGCTCAATAAGTTTTGAttcttttgttaaattaataaaaaaaacttctttccTCTTAGCCACCAACTTCCAGTACATCAAAACCGAATTGGCTggtgaaaagaaaaatgttgcagTCATCACTTTGAACCGCCCCAAGGCCTTGAATGCCTTGTGCAATGGTTTGATTGCCGAAATCAATACCACTTTGGACAAATACGAAAAGGATGACAGCATTTCTGCCATTATTATTACTGGAAGCGAGAAGGCTTTCGCGGCTGGTGCCGACATCAAGGAAATGCAACCCAACACTTATGAAAAGTGCATTATGGGTAACTTCTTGAACGATTGGACCCGTGTTGCCAAATGCCAAAAGCCCATCATTGCTGCCGTTAACGGTTATGCTTTGGGTGGTGGCTGTGAATTGGCCATGATGTGCGATATCATTTATGCCGGTGATAAGGCCAAGTTTGGTCAACCCGAAATTGCTTTGGGCACAATTCCCGGTGCTGGTGGCACCCAACGTTTGACCCGTGTCGTTGGCAAATCCAAGGCCATGGAAATGTGCTTGACTGGCAACATGATCAATGCTGCTGAAGCTGAAAAGATGGGTTTGGTGAGCAAGGTTGTACCAGCCGATCATTTGGTCACTGAAGCTGTTAAATTGGGCGAAAAGATCGGTACCCATTCCCAATTGATTGTGCAATTGTGCAAGGAATCTGTTAACACTGCCTATGAAACCACCTTGCAAGAAGGTTTGAAAT
Proteins encoded in this region:
- the Echs1 gene encoding enoyl-CoA hydratase, mitochondrial is translated as MAQIAKIFAGRAQQVLQTAAKQPQLAPRFYCAAATNFQYIKTELAGEKKNVAVITLNRPKALNALCNGLIAEINTTLDKYEKDDSISAIIITGSEKAFAAGADIKEMQPNTYEKCIMGNFLNDWTRVAKCQKPIIAAVNGYALGGGCELAMMCDIIYAGDKAKFGQPEIALGTIPGAGGTQRLTRVVGKSKAMEMCLTGNMINAAEAEKMGLVSKVVPADHLVTEAVKLGEKIGTHSQLIVQLCKESVNTAYETTLQEGLKYERRTFHATFATGDRKEGMTAFVEKRPANFQNN